A genomic window from Bubalus bubalis isolate 160015118507 breed Murrah chromosome X, NDDB_SH_1, whole genome shotgun sequence includes:
- the USP11 gene encoding ubiquitin carboxyl-terminal hydrolase 11 isoform X3 codes for MAVAPWLYGGLCFRFRDQNPEVAVEGPFLFPAAVVARGGQTVMAAVAANPADTAATAVDHRKPQREKVPGLESQRRQIENGRRRSLRVGESWFLVGHHWYKQWEVYVQGRDQDFSTFPGCINNAELFEDQVNWRLKKGLVEGEDYVLLPAAAWHYLVNWYGLEHGQPPIERKVVELPGIHKVEVYSVELLLVRHSDMDTPHTAQFSQTDSVDLVLHTAREQFLVSPQEETRLWIKNAEGSFERLCNTRITVRDAALKTGQVVVMETRNKDGTWPSAQPHDTSSTLEEEEDFQGQPGICGLTNLGNTCFMNSALQCLSNVPQLTEYFLKNRYLEELNFCNPLGMKGEIAQAYADLVKQAWSGHHRSIVPQVFKTKVGHFASQFLGFQQHDSQELLSFLLDGLHEDLNRIKKKEYVELCDAAGRPDQEVAQEAWQNHKRRNDSVIVDTFHGLFKSTLVCPDCGNVSVTFDPFCYLSVPLPVSHKRVMEVFFVSMDPRRKPEQHRLVVPKKGKISDLCVALAKHTGISPERMMVADVFSHRFYKIYQLEESLSSILDRDDIFIYEVSGRAAVGENSREDVVLPIYLRERTPARDYNSSYYGLMLFGHPLLVSVPRDRLSWDALYHILLYRLSRYVTRPSSDDEDDGDEKADLEDKDRLPKPGRVTEGSSRDPGLEQAGPSSRVVSRSRAPVDNSPGPSHWPQRARRKHLFTLHTVNSNGTSDRSTFNEDTNAQPYIAIDWEPEMKKRYYDEVEAEGYVKHDCVGYVLKKAPVQLQECIELFTTVETLEKENPWYCPTCKQHQLATKKLDLWMLPETLIIHLKRFSYTKFSREKLDTLVEFPIRDLDFSEFVIKPQNDSARELYKYDLIAVSNHYGGLRDGHYTTFACNKDSGQWHYFDDSSVSPVTENQIESKAAYVLFYQRQDVARRLQTQASSSKPPASSACGAPPKSEFVDVN; via the exons ATGGCCGTAGCCCCCTGGCTGTATGGGGGGCTCTGCTTCCGTTTCCGGGATCAAAATCCGGAAGTGGCAGTTGAGGGGCCCTTCCTATTCCCAGCGGCGGTGGTCGCTAGAGGAGGGCAAACAGTTATGGCGGCGGTCGCAGCGAATCCCGCGGATACGGCTGCGACTGCGGTCGACCACCGAAAGCCACAGCGTGAAAAGGTGCCGGGCCTGGAGAGCCAGCGGCGCCAGATCGAGAATGGGCGACGGCGTTCGCTGCGGGTCGGCGAAAGCTG GTTCCTCGTGGGGCATCACTGGTACAAGCAGTGGGAGGTGTACGTGCAGGGAAGAGATCAGGACTTCAGCACCTTCCCTGGCTGCATCAACAATGCTGAACTCTTTGAAG ACCAGGTAAACTGGCGCCTCAAGAAGGGATTGGTGGAAGGTGAGGACTATGTGCTGCTCCCAGCGGCTGCTTGGCATTACCTGGTCAACTGGTATGGTCTAGAGCATGGCCAGCCTCCCATTGAACGCAAG GTTGTGGAACTGCCTGGCATCCACAAGGTTGAAGTGTACTCAGTAGAACTGTTGCTTGTCCGGCACAGTGATATGGACACACCTCACACGGCTCAATTCAGCCAGACAGATTCTGTTG ACCTAGTTTTGCACACCGCTCGAGAGCAGTTTCTGGTGAGCCCCCAGGAAGAGACCCGGCTGTGGATCAAGAACGCGGAGGGCTCTTTTGAGAGGTTGTGCAACACCCGCATCACAGTGCGTGACGCCGCTCTCAAGACTGGgcag GTGGTTGTCATGGAAACCCGAAACAAGGATGGCACTTGGCCCAGTGCCCAGCCACATGACAC GAGCAGCAcattggaggaggaagaggacttCCAGGGCCAGCCAGGCATCTGTGGTCTTACCAATCTGGGCAACACATGCTTCATGAACTCGGCCCTGCAG TGCCTCAGTAACGTGCCACAGCTCACCGAGTACTTCCTCAAAAACCGATACCTGGAGGAGCTCAACTTCTGCAACCCACTGGGCATGAAGGGGGAGATTGCACAGGCCTATGCGGACCTGGTGAAACAGGCGTGGTCTGGCCACCACCGCTCCATTGTGCCCCAGGTGTTCAAG ACCAAGGTCGGCCACTTTGCGTCCCAGTTTCTGGGCTTCCAGCAGCATGACTCACAGGAGCTGCTGTCGTTCCTCCTGGATGGGCTACATGAGGACCTCAATCGCATCAAGAAGAAGGAATATGTGGAGCTATGTGATGCTGCTGGGAGGCCAGATCAG GAGGTTGCTCAGGAAGCCTGGCAAAACCACAAACGGCGGAATGATTCTGTGATCGTGGACACTTTCCATGGCCTCTTCAAATCCACACTGGTGTGCCCTGATTGTGGCAATGTGTCTGTGACCTTCGACCCCTTCTGCTACCTCAGTGTCCCACTGCCTGTGAGCCATAAGAGGGTCATGGAGGTCTTCTTTGTCTCCATGGACCCCCGCCGCAAGCCGGAGCAG CACCGGCTCGTGGTCCCCAAGAAAGGCAAGATCTCGGATCTGTGTGTGGCTCTGGCCAAACACACTGGCATCTCGCCAGAAAGG ATGATGGTGGCTGATGTCTTCAGTCACCGCTTCTACAAGATCTACCAGCTGGAGGAATCCCTGAGCAGCATCTTAGACCGAGATGATATCTTCAT ATATGAGGTGTCGGGCAGGGCTGCTGTTGGTGAGAACTCCAGAGAGGATGTTGTGCTTCCCATCTACCTGCGGGAGCGCACCCCAGCCCGGGACTATAACAGTTCCTATTATGGCTTGATGCTCTTTGGGCACCCACTCCTGGTGTCAGTGCCCCGGGACCGGCTCTCGTGGGACGCCCTGTATCACATCCTGCTGTACCGCCTCTC ACGCTATGTGACCAGACCCAGCTCGGATGATGAGGATGACGGGGATGAGAAAg CAGACCTGGAGGATAAGGATAGGCTCCCTAAGCCTGGACGTGTGACTGAGGGCAGCTCCCGAGACCCTGGACTGGAGCAGGCTGGGCCTAGCTCCAGAGTCGTGAGCAGAAGTCGGGCCCCTGTGGACAACTCTCCTGGGCCATCTCACTGGCCCCAGAGGGCACGGCGCAAGCACCTCTTCACCCTGCACACAGTGAATTCCAATGGGACCAGTGACCGCTCGACCTTCAACGAGGATACCAATG CCCAGCCGTACATTGCCATCGACTGGGAACCAGAGATGAAGAAGCGTTACTATGACGAGGTGGAGGCTGAG GGCTACGTGAAGCATGACTGCGTTGGGTACGTGCTGAAGAAGGCACCAGTGCAGCTGCAGGAATGCATTGAGCTCTTCACCACCGTTGagaccctagagaaggaaaaccCCTG GTACTGCCCCACTTGCAAGCAGCACCAGCTGGCCACCAAGAAGCTGGACCTGTGGATGCTACCAGAGACACTCATCATCCACCTGAAGCGCTTTTCCTACACCAAGTTCTCCAGAGAAAAGCTGGACACCCTTGTGGAGTTTCCTATCCG GGACCTGGACTTCTCTGAGTTTGTCATCAAGCCGCAGAATGACTCAGCCCGGGAGCTGTACAAATACGATCTGATCGCAGTTTCCAACCATTATGGGGGCCTGCGGGATGGACACT ACACGACATTTGCGTGCAACAAGGACAGCGGTCAGTGGCACTACTTCGATGACAGCAGCGTCTCACCTGTGACAGAGAATCAGATTGAG tccaaggcaGCCTATGTCCTCTTCTACCAACGCCAGGACGTGGCACGCCGTCTGCAAACCCAGGCCAGCTCGTCAAAGCCCCCGGCATCGTCTGCCTGTGGTGCCCCACCCAAATCAGAGTTCGTGGATGTAAACTGA
- the USP11 gene encoding ubiquitin carboxyl-terminal hydrolase 11 isoform X7 yields MDTPHTAQFSQTDSVDLVLHTAREQFLVSPQEETRLWIKNAEGSFERLCNTRITVRDAALKTGQVVVMETRNKDGTWPSAQPHDTSSTLEEEEDFQGQPGICGLTNLGNTCFMNSALQCLSNVPQLTEYFLKNRYLEELNFCNPLGMKGEIAQAYADLVKQAWSGHHRSIVPQVFKTKVGHFASQFLGFQQHDSQELLSFLLDGLHEDLNRIKKKEYVELCDAAGRPDQEVAQEAWQNHKRRNDSVIVDTFHGLFKSTLVCPDCGNVSVTFDPFCYLSVPLPVSHKRVMEVFFVSMDPRRKPEQHRLVVPKKGKISDLCVALAKHTGISPERMMVADVFSHRFYKIYQLEESLSSILDRDDIFIYEVSGRAAVGENSREDVVLPIYLRERTPARDYNSSYYGLMLFGHPLLVSVPRDRLSWDALYHILLYRLSRYVTRPSSDDEDDGDEKADLEDKDRLPKPGRVTEGSSRDPGLEQAGPSSRVVSRSRAPVDNSPGPSHWPQRARRKHLFTLHTVNSNGTSDRSTFNEDTNGVSLSSQPYIAIDWEPEMKKRYYDEVEAEGYVKHDCVGYVLKKAPVQLQECIELFTTVETLEKENPWYCPTCKQHQLATKKLDLWMLPETLIIHLKRFSYTKFSREKLDTLVEFPIRDLDFSEFVIKPQNDSARELYKYDLIAVSNHYGGLRDGHYTTFACNKDSGQWHYFDDSSVSPVTENQIESKAAYVLFYQRQDVARRLQTQASSSKPPASSACGAPPKSEFVDVN; encoded by the exons ATGGACACACCTCACACGGCTCAATTCAGCCAGACAGATTCTGTTG ACCTAGTTTTGCACACCGCTCGAGAGCAGTTTCTGGTGAGCCCCCAGGAAGAGACCCGGCTGTGGATCAAGAACGCGGAGGGCTCTTTTGAGAGGTTGTGCAACACCCGCATCACAGTGCGTGACGCCGCTCTCAAGACTGGgcag GTGGTTGTCATGGAAACCCGAAACAAGGATGGCACTTGGCCCAGTGCCCAGCCACATGACAC GAGCAGCAcattggaggaggaagaggacttCCAGGGCCAGCCAGGCATCTGTGGTCTTACCAATCTGGGCAACACATGCTTCATGAACTCGGCCCTGCAG TGCCTCAGTAACGTGCCACAGCTCACCGAGTACTTCCTCAAAAACCGATACCTGGAGGAGCTCAACTTCTGCAACCCACTGGGCATGAAGGGGGAGATTGCACAGGCCTATGCGGACCTGGTGAAACAGGCGTGGTCTGGCCACCACCGCTCCATTGTGCCCCAGGTGTTCAAG ACCAAGGTCGGCCACTTTGCGTCCCAGTTTCTGGGCTTCCAGCAGCATGACTCACAGGAGCTGCTGTCGTTCCTCCTGGATGGGCTACATGAGGACCTCAATCGCATCAAGAAGAAGGAATATGTGGAGCTATGTGATGCTGCTGGGAGGCCAGATCAG GAGGTTGCTCAGGAAGCCTGGCAAAACCACAAACGGCGGAATGATTCTGTGATCGTGGACACTTTCCATGGCCTCTTCAAATCCACACTGGTGTGCCCTGATTGTGGCAATGTGTCTGTGACCTTCGACCCCTTCTGCTACCTCAGTGTCCCACTGCCTGTGAGCCATAAGAGGGTCATGGAGGTCTTCTTTGTCTCCATGGACCCCCGCCGCAAGCCGGAGCAG CACCGGCTCGTGGTCCCCAAGAAAGGCAAGATCTCGGATCTGTGTGTGGCTCTGGCCAAACACACTGGCATCTCGCCAGAAAGG ATGATGGTGGCTGATGTCTTCAGTCACCGCTTCTACAAGATCTACCAGCTGGAGGAATCCCTGAGCAGCATCTTAGACCGAGATGATATCTTCAT ATATGAGGTGTCGGGCAGGGCTGCTGTTGGTGAGAACTCCAGAGAGGATGTTGTGCTTCCCATCTACCTGCGGGAGCGCACCCCAGCCCGGGACTATAACAGTTCCTATTATGGCTTGATGCTCTTTGGGCACCCACTCCTGGTGTCAGTGCCCCGGGACCGGCTCTCGTGGGACGCCCTGTATCACATCCTGCTGTACCGCCTCTC ACGCTATGTGACCAGACCCAGCTCGGATGATGAGGATGACGGGGATGAGAAAg CAGACCTGGAGGATAAGGATAGGCTCCCTAAGCCTGGACGTGTGACTGAGGGCAGCTCCCGAGACCCTGGACTGGAGCAGGCTGGGCCTAGCTCCAGAGTCGTGAGCAGAAGTCGGGCCCCTGTGGACAACTCTCCTGGGCCATCTCACTGGCCCCAGAGGGCACGGCGCAAGCACCTCTTCACCCTGCACACAGTGAATTCCAATGGGACCAGTGACCGCTCGACCTTCAACGAGGATACCAATGGTGTCTCCTTAAGCT CCCAGCCGTACATTGCCATCGACTGGGAACCAGAGATGAAGAAGCGTTACTATGACGAGGTGGAGGCTGAG GGCTACGTGAAGCATGACTGCGTTGGGTACGTGCTGAAGAAGGCACCAGTGCAGCTGCAGGAATGCATTGAGCTCTTCACCACCGTTGagaccctagagaaggaaaaccCCTG GTACTGCCCCACTTGCAAGCAGCACCAGCTGGCCACCAAGAAGCTGGACCTGTGGATGCTACCAGAGACACTCATCATCCACCTGAAGCGCTTTTCCTACACCAAGTTCTCCAGAGAAAAGCTGGACACCCTTGTGGAGTTTCCTATCCG GGACCTGGACTTCTCTGAGTTTGTCATCAAGCCGCAGAATGACTCAGCCCGGGAGCTGTACAAATACGATCTGATCGCAGTTTCCAACCATTATGGGGGCCTGCGGGATGGACACT ACACGACATTTGCGTGCAACAAGGACAGCGGTCAGTGGCACTACTTCGATGACAGCAGCGTCTCACCTGTGACAGAGAATCAGATTGAG tccaaggcaGCCTATGTCCTCTTCTACCAACGCCAGGACGTGGCACGCCGTCTGCAAACCCAGGCCAGCTCGTCAAAGCCCCCGGCATCGTCTGCCTGTGGTGCCCCACCCAAATCAGAGTTCGTGGATGTAAACTGA
- the USP11 gene encoding ubiquitin carboxyl-terminal hydrolase 11 isoform X2, which yields MAVAPWLYGGLCFRFRDQNPEVAVEGPFLFPAAVVARGGQTVMAAVAANPADTAATAVDHRKPQREKVPGLESQRRQIENGRRRSLRVGESWFLVGHHWYKQWEVYVQGRDQDFSTFPGCINNAELFEDQVNWRLKKGLVEGEDYVLLPAAAWHYLVNWYGLEHGQPPIERKVVELPGIHKVEVYSVELLLVRHSDMDTPHTAQFSQTDSVDLVLHTAREQFLVSPQEETRLWIKNAEGSFERLCNTRITVRDAALKTGQVVVMETRNKDGTWPSAQPHDTSSTLEEEEDFQGQPGICGLTNLGNTCFMNSALQCLSNVPQLTEYFLKNRYLEELNFCNPLGMKGEIAQAYADLVKQAWSGHHRSIVPQVFKTKVGHFASQFLGFQQHDSQELLSFLLDGLHEDLNRIKKKEYVELCDAAGRPDQEVAQEAWQNHKRRNDSVIVDTFHGLFKSTLVCPDCGNVSVTFDPFCYLSVPLPVSHKRVMEVFFVSMDPRRKPEQHRLVVPKKGKISDLCVALAKHTGISPERMMVADVFSHRFYKIYQLEESLSSILDRDDIFIYEVSGRAAVGENSREDVVLPIYLRERTPARDYNSSYYGLMLFGHPLLVSVPRDRLSWDALYHILLYRLSRYVTRPSSDDEDDGDEKDLEDKDRLPKPGRVTEGSSRDPGLEQAGPSSRVVSRSRAPVDNSPGPSHWPQRARRKHLFTLHTVNSNGTSDRSTFNEDTNGVSLSSQPYIAIDWEPEMKKRYYDEVEAEGYVKHDCVGYVLKKAPVQLQECIELFTTVETLEKENPWYCPTCKQHQLATKKLDLWMLPETLIIHLKRFSYTKFSREKLDTLVEFPIRDLDFSEFVIKPQNDSARELYKYDLIAVSNHYGGLRDGHYTTFACNKDSGQWHYFDDSSVSPVTENQIESKAAYVLFYQRQDVARRLQTQASSSKPPASSACGAPPKSEFVDVN from the exons ATGGCCGTAGCCCCCTGGCTGTATGGGGGGCTCTGCTTCCGTTTCCGGGATCAAAATCCGGAAGTGGCAGTTGAGGGGCCCTTCCTATTCCCAGCGGCGGTGGTCGCTAGAGGAGGGCAAACAGTTATGGCGGCGGTCGCAGCGAATCCCGCGGATACGGCTGCGACTGCGGTCGACCACCGAAAGCCACAGCGTGAAAAGGTGCCGGGCCTGGAGAGCCAGCGGCGCCAGATCGAGAATGGGCGACGGCGTTCGCTGCGGGTCGGCGAAAGCTG GTTCCTCGTGGGGCATCACTGGTACAAGCAGTGGGAGGTGTACGTGCAGGGAAGAGATCAGGACTTCAGCACCTTCCCTGGCTGCATCAACAATGCTGAACTCTTTGAAG ACCAGGTAAACTGGCGCCTCAAGAAGGGATTGGTGGAAGGTGAGGACTATGTGCTGCTCCCAGCGGCTGCTTGGCATTACCTGGTCAACTGGTATGGTCTAGAGCATGGCCAGCCTCCCATTGAACGCAAG GTTGTGGAACTGCCTGGCATCCACAAGGTTGAAGTGTACTCAGTAGAACTGTTGCTTGTCCGGCACAGTGATATGGACACACCTCACACGGCTCAATTCAGCCAGACAGATTCTGTTG ACCTAGTTTTGCACACCGCTCGAGAGCAGTTTCTGGTGAGCCCCCAGGAAGAGACCCGGCTGTGGATCAAGAACGCGGAGGGCTCTTTTGAGAGGTTGTGCAACACCCGCATCACAGTGCGTGACGCCGCTCTCAAGACTGGgcag GTGGTTGTCATGGAAACCCGAAACAAGGATGGCACTTGGCCCAGTGCCCAGCCACATGACAC GAGCAGCAcattggaggaggaagaggacttCCAGGGCCAGCCAGGCATCTGTGGTCTTACCAATCTGGGCAACACATGCTTCATGAACTCGGCCCTGCAG TGCCTCAGTAACGTGCCACAGCTCACCGAGTACTTCCTCAAAAACCGATACCTGGAGGAGCTCAACTTCTGCAACCCACTGGGCATGAAGGGGGAGATTGCACAGGCCTATGCGGACCTGGTGAAACAGGCGTGGTCTGGCCACCACCGCTCCATTGTGCCCCAGGTGTTCAAG ACCAAGGTCGGCCACTTTGCGTCCCAGTTTCTGGGCTTCCAGCAGCATGACTCACAGGAGCTGCTGTCGTTCCTCCTGGATGGGCTACATGAGGACCTCAATCGCATCAAGAAGAAGGAATATGTGGAGCTATGTGATGCTGCTGGGAGGCCAGATCAG GAGGTTGCTCAGGAAGCCTGGCAAAACCACAAACGGCGGAATGATTCTGTGATCGTGGACACTTTCCATGGCCTCTTCAAATCCACACTGGTGTGCCCTGATTGTGGCAATGTGTCTGTGACCTTCGACCCCTTCTGCTACCTCAGTGTCCCACTGCCTGTGAGCCATAAGAGGGTCATGGAGGTCTTCTTTGTCTCCATGGACCCCCGCCGCAAGCCGGAGCAG CACCGGCTCGTGGTCCCCAAGAAAGGCAAGATCTCGGATCTGTGTGTGGCTCTGGCCAAACACACTGGCATCTCGCCAGAAAGG ATGATGGTGGCTGATGTCTTCAGTCACCGCTTCTACAAGATCTACCAGCTGGAGGAATCCCTGAGCAGCATCTTAGACCGAGATGATATCTTCAT ATATGAGGTGTCGGGCAGGGCTGCTGTTGGTGAGAACTCCAGAGAGGATGTTGTGCTTCCCATCTACCTGCGGGAGCGCACCCCAGCCCGGGACTATAACAGTTCCTATTATGGCTTGATGCTCTTTGGGCACCCACTCCTGGTGTCAGTGCCCCGGGACCGGCTCTCGTGGGACGCCCTGTATCACATCCTGCTGTACCGCCTCTC ACGCTATGTGACCAGACCCAGCTCGGATGATGAGGATGACGGGGATGAGAAAg ACCTGGAGGATAAGGATAGGCTCCCTAAGCCTGGACGTGTGACTGAGGGCAGCTCCCGAGACCCTGGACTGGAGCAGGCTGGGCCTAGCTCCAGAGTCGTGAGCAGAAGTCGGGCCCCTGTGGACAACTCTCCTGGGCCATCTCACTGGCCCCAGAGGGCACGGCGCAAGCACCTCTTCACCCTGCACACAGTGAATTCCAATGGGACCAGTGACCGCTCGACCTTCAACGAGGATACCAATGGTGTCTCCTTAAGCT CCCAGCCGTACATTGCCATCGACTGGGAACCAGAGATGAAGAAGCGTTACTATGACGAGGTGGAGGCTGAG GGCTACGTGAAGCATGACTGCGTTGGGTACGTGCTGAAGAAGGCACCAGTGCAGCTGCAGGAATGCATTGAGCTCTTCACCACCGTTGagaccctagagaaggaaaaccCCTG GTACTGCCCCACTTGCAAGCAGCACCAGCTGGCCACCAAGAAGCTGGACCTGTGGATGCTACCAGAGACACTCATCATCCACCTGAAGCGCTTTTCCTACACCAAGTTCTCCAGAGAAAAGCTGGACACCCTTGTGGAGTTTCCTATCCG GGACCTGGACTTCTCTGAGTTTGTCATCAAGCCGCAGAATGACTCAGCCCGGGAGCTGTACAAATACGATCTGATCGCAGTTTCCAACCATTATGGGGGCCTGCGGGATGGACACT ACACGACATTTGCGTGCAACAAGGACAGCGGTCAGTGGCACTACTTCGATGACAGCAGCGTCTCACCTGTGACAGAGAATCAGATTGAG tccaaggcaGCCTATGTCCTCTTCTACCAACGCCAGGACGTGGCACGCCGTCTGCAAACCCAGGCCAGCTCGTCAAAGCCCCCGGCATCGTCTGCCTGTGGTGCCCCACCCAAATCAGAGTTCGTGGATGTAAACTGA